Part of the Labilibaculum antarcticum genome, GTATGTGCATAAATACCACTACCTGTATACCAACGTGCAGATGGTTGTTTATCATTATCAACGCGCACTGCAAAAGTTATTTTATCTGATTTTTGCACAATCTCACTAATGTCATAAGCAAAAGAAGTCCAACCATACGGTCTCGTTCCTAGCTTTTGTCCATTGGCCCATACTGTACTATTCATAAACACACCATCAAAAGCAATATCAACGTATTTTCCTTTCCATGATTCTGGAACAGAAATGGTTTTTCTATACCATCCAAAACCTGCTGGCAAATAACCACACCCGTCTCCCATGGGGTTATTTTCCTCATACTCACCTTCTATACTCCAATCGTGTGGTAAATTTAAAGTTCGCCAAGATGCATCATCAAACATAACCTGCTGTGCTTCAGCTACATCTTTCTGTATGAATTTCCAATCTGTATCAAAACTTAACCGTAATCTAGTATTTATTTGTTCAGAATTAGTTTTGCATCCTAGTAGTACAAAACTAATTACACAAAAAAGGGCAGCATATATTCCGATTTTTTTACAATTATTAATATGTTTAGACATAGAGTTCTATTATTACAAAAGGATTTTCACTTTAACAATTTATTTATTTTTCTGCTTTTATAGCCTCAATACTATAGCTATAACTTAAATCTCGAGCTTTGATCTGATATTTATCATGAGCCATTCGACCCCAACTGTTATCACCACCAACACCCATTTGTTTATAATCTATATTAATGTTTACCAAATCTCGTTTTATAATATCCGTGGTATGACGCTGAGCCTTTACATTACCTGCATCAAAATCGTCATTATATTGATGATGTGCACTAAATGAAATTAGATCTGTAGCTATTACTTTTATCCCATTACCTTTTTTATTTGTTAACGATACCCAACGTGTATCTGTTTTGTATCCATTTTCTTGCGGACGAATGTATGGGAAGTACAAATCTTCAACAGATGCTTTATACAAGCCTACCAATGCCGATGTATTACGATCTTGATAGTTTTCGTGAGGACCTCTTCCAAACCATTTTACATTGCTAAATTCATTTTTCACAATAAAATTATTTCCAAATCTTGGTAACACTGGTAATTCAGAATCGATGCCTGAAATACTTGTTTTAATTAAAATTTTACCTTTAGCATCAATTGTATAATCAATAACTAAATTTCCTTTAACGTCTTTTAAATTATACTTTGCTGTTACAACAATATTACTAGTTGCATTTTTAATGGTTTCTAAAGATTCTAATACTTGGTTTTTTGAAGCCTCTTTCCAAACAGCTAGTTTTTTTGGCATTTTAAACCCAAAATCATTATCGGTAGTTGCTCTCCAGAAATTAACTTGAACACCTCTTAATAATATATTACCATAACCATAATCTAACGATGTTAACTCACCACTGGTTTTGCTAAAGGACATATTAAATCCGTTACCAGTAATTTGAATAGACGATTCTTTTGTGTTTAATTTTAAAGAACCATCATTCTTAGAAAACACTGTTTGAGCATTTGGTCTTGCCAGCTCAAATTGCTCATAAGCAACAATATGACCATTTGGCACTAAATCTGTAGCGGTTTTAGTTGTTGCATACACATTTACATGATATTCTGCAGTTGCATCATATAGCTTAGGTAAATTAATTTTTACTTTTCTAGAAGTATAAGGAGCCACATTTAAAACTGGCAACGTACCGTTTGCTATTTCTTCACCATTTTTCAACAATCTCCAAATAAAATCAAAGGTATTTAAGTTGGTAAAATCATATCTATTTTTAATTTCTATCTTTCCTTTCCTGATGTCTACATTCTTAAACTTGATGTATTGATATACTTTTTTTACTTCGTATAAAGCAGGATGTGCTGTTCTATCAGGATTTACAATACCGTTTAAACAAAAATTTTGATCATTTTGTAAGTCAGCTCCTCCTAGATCGCCACCATAAGCCCAAAATTCTTCACCTTTTTTATTTTTGGACAAAATGCCTTGATCTACCCAATCCCAGATAAAACCGCCTTGCATAATATCGTACTTTTCAATCACATCCCAATAATCTTGTAAATTACCGGTACTATTCCCCATGGCATGTGCATATTCACATTGAATTAACGGGCGTGTTGGATTGTTTTCTGCATACTGTATCATACGTTGTATGCTCCAGTACATAGGTGCTTGAATATCCGAATTAGTATATTTAGTTGCACCTTCATATTGCGTTAACCTAGTGGTATCTTCTTCTTTTAACCAAGCGTAAGTGGCAAAAAAGTTTTCTCCATTTCCAGCTTCATTACCTAGGGACCATATTACAATAGAAGGGTGATTTTTATCGCGCTCAAACATTCTTACGGTTCTATCCATATGCATACCTTTCCATTGTGGTAAATAGGCTGGATGAATTTTTTGTGCTTTTATGTTTTTGTCTAAACCTTGGTTGGTTGTTCCCATACCATGAGTTTCTATATTAGCTTCATCAACCACATAAAATCCATATTTATCACACAATCTATAAAAATGTGGATTTTTAGGATAATGACTACAACGAATTGCATTTAAGTTGTTTTGTTTCATCACTTCTAAATCTAACAAGGTTAATTCTTCAGAAATAACATGGCCTTCAGTATCACTATGGTCGTGAAGATTTGCTCCTTTTAACAATACAGGTTGACCGTTTACTAAAAACTGATTGTTTTTAATAGCAATGTTTCTAAATCCAACTTTTATCGCAGTTGATTCACCATTTACACTTAGTAAAAGTGTATATAAATTAGGAGTTTCGGCATTCCATTTTTTTACATTTGGAATATTTTTTTTGAACTTAATGCTTGTTCTTCCTTGCTTTAATTCTACTTTTTTTGTTTCAGCAAAAACTTCTATATTCCTATCAAACAACTGAAATTTCACTTCTTTCTCAACGATTCCATCTGTATGATTATCAACTTTTAAATCTACCTTAAAAACACCATCTTTATAATCATTTTCTAAATCTGATGTTACTCTAAAATCTCTTAGGCTTACTATATTAGTAGCATACACATACACATCACGTTCAATACCGCTCAATCTCCAAAAATCTTGATCTTCCATATAACTTGCATCAGACCAACGCAATACTTGCACCGCTAAACTATTCTTACCTTCTTTTACAAAATCTGTAATTTTATATTCGGCAGGTGTTTTGCTTCCTTCATTATAACCTAGCATTTTACCGTTTAACCACACATACATAGCGCCACTAACCCCTTCAAAATGAAGATAAATATCTTTACCATTCCAATCATCAGATATTTCAAAATCTCTTTTATAACTACCGTTGCTATTTATATTGTGAGGAATATAAGGTGGGTTTGGAGGAAACATATAGGTTCTGTTGGTATATACAGGGATTCCGTGTCCTTTTAACTCCCAATTTGATGGCACCGTTATGGTATCCCATTGTTCGATATCAAAATCTGTTTTATAAAAATCAGCAGGTCTAGCTTGTACACTATCTGCATAATAAAACTTCCACGTTCCATTTAAGGATTGATATAGTGGCGAGTTTTTCCAACTAACATGCTCTAATGCCGATCTTTCATCTGCATACCTATAAAATGTAGCTGTTGGTTCTTCTCTATTTATTTGAAATATTTCTGGGTTTTCCCATTCTGGATTTTCCCATTTATCAGCTACATAAATAGGTTTTGTTTCTACTTGACTATTACAAGAAATAAAAGAAACAATCGTGATGAGAATGATTAAATACTTATTCATTTTATTTTTTTATTATATACTGATTTACAATAGCACTTTCAATCTGTTTGCCATCCTTTATCAAAAAGGTCTTAATAGCATAATTTGAGTTTTCTTTTACTTTTGAATTTGGAATAAACACTTGAAAAGAGTTTCGCTTTTCTTCTTCTGGGATTCCTAAAATCTTAATATCCTCTACATTTAAATAAGAAACATTGTTAATGATTACTCCATAAGAATCTTTAGGCTTTAGGCTCATTTCATTTAAATTCACCCTAACCAAATAGCCATCTATTTGAGTTTGTATGAATTGAATATTCATTTTGTTTTTATTTTGTAAAGAAAAAGCCGTGGCTATGTTTGGGTAAAAATTACTTTCGCCTACTTCTGTAACCGATTTTACGGTATAATAGTATTGTTTATTCTCCACTATAGAATTGTCGACATAGACACTGTCTTGTACACAGCTAGCTATTTTGGTAAACTCATGTAATTTTTCGCCTCTATAAACATTGTAACAAGTATTGCTTAATACTATATCTTGAGCAAACCATTTTACCTCAATACTATTTGATGTCTTTTTGATTGCCGATACATTTCTTGGACTTAAAGGTACTCTTGATGATACCAAAACCGTTTCTTTTTCTGAAGCAACTCCTGTTCCTAATCCATTGTATGCCGTTACAGAAAATTGATAGCTTGTGTTATCTTTCAAGCCCTCAATTCTATATCCATAAACATTGTTCGTATTTATTGATATATCCTTCCCTTCAGTATTGATATAATTTATTAAATAACCTGTTGCACTAGCTACACTTTGCCAAAAAAGTGTAACAGTATGATCTCTTCTTGAAACTTTGAATATTTTTGGCTTTATAGGCAATTTATACCCTAACGAAACACGCTCTGAAAAAACACTATTTATTTTGCTATTTAGTGCTTCTACTCTAAAAAAATATTTTTTATTGAGAATCAGATTTTTTATCAAAAAACTATTTTCAGCATCTACCTCAATGGTCTTGTTTATATGGGACACCTCTGTTCCGTAATGAATCTTATAGCCAGTAGCATTTGGTACAACTCCCCATTTTAACAAAACACCATCTTTTTCTACAGTTGCTTTATATATACAAGGTTGTTGCAATTTATATTCATCCGATCTCCATTTGCTTACAGAAACACTATAAGGCTTTACCATAATGGTTCCGTTTTCATATACCGTATGATGAATATCTGTATCTTTAGTAGCTAATGAATTTCCTGAAATATATGCTGTCCTTAATTCTTTTTGAAGCACAGCTCCATTGATTTTTACTTGAAACTGATTAGACTCTCCACTTCTATTGGTAATGACTAGATAATTATACCCGTTGATTCCTTTGTATGTTTGAGCAAACATTCCATTCACTT contains:
- a CDS encoding glycoside hydrolase family 2 TIM barrel-domain containing protein — translated: MNKYLIILITIVSFISCNSQVETKPIYVADKWENPEWENPEIFQINREEPTATFYRYADERSALEHVSWKNSPLYQSLNGTWKFYYADSVQARPADFYKTDFDIEQWDTITVPSNWELKGHGIPVYTNRTYMFPPNPPYIPHNINSNGSYKRDFEISDDWNGKDIYLHFEGVSGAMYVWLNGKMLGYNEGSKTPAEYKITDFVKEGKNSLAVQVLRWSDASYMEDQDFWRLSGIERDVYVYATNIVSLRDFRVTSDLENDYKDGVFKVDLKVDNHTDGIVEKEVKFQLFDRNIEVFAETKKVELKQGRTSIKFKKNIPNVKKWNAETPNLYTLLLSVNGESTAIKVGFRNIAIKNNQFLVNGQPVLLKGANLHDHSDTEGHVISEELTLLDLEVMKQNNLNAIRCSHYPKNPHFYRLCDKYGFYVVDEANIETHGMGTTNQGLDKNIKAQKIHPAYLPQWKGMHMDRTVRMFERDKNHPSIVIWSLGNEAGNGENFFATYAWLKEEDTTRLTQYEGATKYTNSDIQAPMYWSIQRMIQYAENNPTRPLIQCEYAHAMGNSTGNLQDYWDVIEKYDIMQGGFIWDWVDQGILSKNKKGEEFWAYGGDLGGADLQNDQNFCLNGIVNPDRTAHPALYEVKKVYQYIKFKNVDIRKGKIEIKNRYDFTNLNTFDFIWRLLKNGEEIANGTLPVLNVAPYTSRKVKINLPKLYDATAEYHVNVYATTKTATDLVPNGHIVAYEQFELARPNAQTVFSKNDGSLKLNTKESSIQITGNGFNMSFSKTSGELTSLDYGYGNILLRGVQVNFWRATTDNDFGFKMPKKLAVWKEASKNQVLESLETIKNATSNIVVTAKYNLKDVKGNLVIDYTIDAKGKILIKTSISGIDSELPVLPRFGNNFIVKNEFSNVKWFGRGPHENYQDRNTSALVGLYKASVEDLYFPYIRPQENGYKTDTRWVSLTNKKGNGIKVIATDLISFSAHHQYNDDFDAGNVKAQRHTTDIIKRDLVNINIDYKQMGVGGDNSWGRMAHDKYQIKARDLSYSYSIEAIKAEK
- a CDS encoding fibronectin type III domain-containing protein, encoding MKIKMSKKIQLVLIVCLLQVTGVIAQDVKFIEIDTTQGHAIKRGASGFNVRIADKVWSYTHPDFIEVVKELKPGWLRYFSGTMGDAFSSATGQYDLDYIAMFDHPKSFLKGHRFLETKGAHRIIDLYQLLSEVNGKLVVTVNGFTDTPKMTLELARFCKNNNIKVETWQFCNEPYFYVPNRNRYWWNDGYDYAAKMQAHAEAIKQIFPEAKLALNYTWDGVWTFMKEINQFQKKNGAYWNVFSKHSYAPHTGKKETVEQAYQRANSKLLEATSASAMKDIEAYTWKDVPMVITEFGVWNKPLNGIYESVYNIEYVMRQLEHTNTRYVGVHEISSKYTPLKDKNKIIENAFENHIEIDTDTLLTGIRRNLEGKAYKIYHEATNNSNYLYETSIVNNVQVQGLKSTKVNGMFAQTYKGINGYNYLVITNRSGESNQFQVKINGAVLQKELRTAYISGNSLATKDTDIHHTVYENGTIMVKPYSVSVSKWRSDEYKLQQPCIYKATVEKDGVLLKWGVVPNATGYKIHYGTEVSHINKTIEVDAENSFLIKNLILNKKYFFRVEALNSKINSVFSERVSLGYKLPIKPKIFKVSRRDHTVTLFWQSVASATGYLINYINTEGKDISINTNNVYGYRIEGLKDNTSYQFSVTAYNGLGTGVASEKETVLVSSRVPLSPRNVSAIKKTSNSIEVKWFAQDIVLSNTCYNVYRGEKLHEFTKIASCVQDSVYVDNSIVENKQYYYTVKSVTEVGESNFYPNIATAFSLQNKNKMNIQFIQTQIDGYLVRVNLNEMSLKPKDSYGVIINNVSYLNVEDIKILGIPEEEKRNSFQVFIPNSKVKENSNYAIKTFLIKDGKQIESAIVNQYIIKK